The Acinonyx jubatus isolate Ajub_Pintada_27869175 chromosome A2, VMU_Ajub_asm_v1.0, whole genome shotgun sequence genomic sequence cagagaagttgaatcactacgttgtacacctgaaactaatgcaacattctTGCCAACTGTACTCAGATAAGATTTCTTTTAAGTGAGTTTGTgtttatgtacatatgtgtatatgtgtttatctGAAAAAACACATGTAATATATACGTACAACTTTGCCTCTGAACATTTTGTTTGGACTCAACAAagctaactataatttaaatttaaaaaagtaataaaataaaataaaattttgcttcaGGATATTAAAGGACATCTAGAGTCTGAGATCATATTCTAAAGTCAATCTATTTATTAAAGTTTGTTGTTCCATGAAAACTTTTCTTGGAGATGCATATTTGGTGAACACTTGAGTAAGGAAGTGACTGTTGTACACATTGTGGACAACAAGGTACTAAGAGAGCAGGATCCTAATGAGGAGAATAAAACCCATCTATAAGACACATTAATATATTAAGTGTCCACTATTAAGAAGAGCAGTTAAGATACTGATACACAAAGGAACTTGgacatataagtgaaaaaaacataatctcacagagcctgatgcggtgcttgaAATTgtcaaccgcaagatcatgacctgagccaaagttggacgctcaacccactgagccacccaggcatgccaaaAATAGAGTTCTTTTAGAagcacataataaaatattacagataaaaaaccaaataatttgtatttttaaatattttttttatttttaagagagagagagagatggtctgagctggggaggggcagagaggggcagagacatagaatttaagctgtcagcacagagcccgacatggggcttgagctcaagagctgtgagatcatgacgtgagccgaagtcggatgcttaactgactgagccacccaagcacaccttacatttattatttcaattcaagttagttaacatacagtgcagtgtTGGTTTCacgagtagaacccagtgatacATCACTCACATATAGCTCCCAGTGCTCGtcttaacaagtgccctccctaatgcccatcacccgtttagcccctccccccacccacttcctctccagcaaccctgaatttcttctctgtatttttgagtctcttataaattgcttccctctctgttttcatcttagttttccttcccttcccttatgttcatcggttttgtctcttaagtttcacatatgagtgaaatcatattatatttatctttctctgatggacatattttgcttcacataatacactctagttccaatcacgttgttgcaaatggaagatttcattctttttgatcactgagtaatattccattatatacatatatatatatgccacatcctCTTGATCCCTTaaaggggcatatgtaccccaatgtttatagcagtgttattaaCATAGccagttatggaaagagcccaaatgtccgtggattgataaatggataaagaagatgtgagtgACCTAAATTTTGATCATGAGTTGCTTGCCTATCTCGCTACCTCAAGAGCATCATAGTCAGACCACACTCACATTTATGCCCCAGGAATTCACTCTACCAGGTGCTAGGCAGAATATCTCCAAATTGATATAATTTCTTCTCCATAATGTGGTTCTTTAAATGTCAATTGACCTTAACCAAGGGAAGCTGATGAATGGAGAAGCTTAAACTCGGTTCcctcaaataattttattgactATGTCCCTGTGAGATTCCTACTGCTGTTATAAATCATTCCCACACTAGCTGCTGAAGACAAACACATACAGGTTCTTACAGTTCTGGGGTCAGAAGCTTCGAAGGAGTCTCGTCGGGCTAATAGCAAGGTGTCTGCAGGGTTGTGGTCCTTCTGGAGGCTCAGGGGAGAATGTGTTTCCTTTCCAGTTGCAGTCTCTGTTGCTGGCCACCTgcatttcttggctcatggcTCTTCCGCCACCTTCATAGCCAGCAGGAGAGCATTCTCAAAATCTCTCACATCAACTCTTTTGTCTCCATCCTCAACATTTGGAGGACCATCCTGACTACCCTAGTCCCACCTAGAGAATCCCAGCTGATCCTTTTATCTCCATGGCAGCTAATTTACAGCCCTGTTTAGTCTGCTACCTTAATCCTACGTTGCTATCAAAAATAACATGTGAAAGGTCCTgggaattaggatgtggacatattTGGAAGGGCCTTATTCTGCCCACTACAAAGTCTTtttcataaatgtattatttttgtcaCTTAGAAAAGCAATAAGCAAGGAATTGACACAGACTGAAGAAAGAGTGAATACATTATTCCTTCAAAATTACATGCATGCAAGGACACCATTTGGTGCAGAACACTTAAAAATACCTACATCTGTCTTTAACACAAGATCCCAGCCTTGCTAATCAAAGAGTGGCCCACAGACCCAGACCCACAGTTTAGCATCACCCAGGAGCTGGTAGAAACGCAGAATCTCTGGGCCACCCAGGATGGGAGATCAGATTCTGCATTTGTAGTGGGATCTGTGTGAATGCACACGCACATTGAAGTTGGAGAATGGCTGGTGTAGCTGGGTTTCTCACATTTTATGATCGACATTTGTGGCAGGATAATATTTTTGGGGGTGCTTTCCTTTGAATTGTAGGTGTTTGGCAGCTTCCCTTCAGACTTTGACAGACATCCTCAGGGGAAAATCATTTCTGGCTGTGAACCACTGCCCCAGAGTTTGAGAACTAGAAGCATCCTGACAGAATCAAACTCAAGGGTCACCACATACTCAGGTATATAATTTAGACAGAGGACTAGACATGACCAAGCGCCATTTCTACAATGTAGAATGGAGCTCATAAACGTACTTCCTCAGGGCTAAgatgtttataaaaattgaatCCAACTATCCCTATGAGATGTCAAGCTCACATTGtagtatgtaaaatatttaaatacatctattataattaaacatttaataacaAGGGACCAACCGATAGCTTTTACCTTGTGATAATGTAAGAAATTCCTAATTGTGATGGCAAAAGTGTCTTGAGGCCAGTGTGTGTAGAACCCAAGGTTTATTATCAGAAGAAcccagttctctgtgcttctctgtgctgatagctcagagcccagagcctgcttcggattctgtatccctctctctctgtccctcccctgatcctgctctgtctctctctgtctctcaaaaataaataaacattaaaacatatttttttaaagaatagacaCTAGGGatgctgggtgactcagttggctgagcatctggctcttgattttggctcaggtcccaatCTCAGGAACCTGgagattgagcccccatcaggTTATGCATtgagagtgaggagcctgcttatgattatctctctccctgtctctctctgcccctccctggttctttttctcccatagaagaagacaaagaagaagaagaagaagaagaagaagaagaagaagaagaagaagaagaagaagaagaagaagaggaggagagagaaggagaggaagaaggaggaggagaaggaagagggggaggggaaggagaagaggagacactGGAGATGGCGGGGCTGGGTCTCCGAGACAAGTGAAGGTTTTGAAGTTAGAGAGACCTAATCCCGGTGTGTTCTTCCTTCTTAGAGCTGGAGAAAAGTGTAACTCCGAGCTGAGATAACGTGCTAGGAGATTTACGTAACAGGAAGAGGGCAAGttcagggaaaaggagaaaaaagaaaagaactggatTCACTTGATCTCTAACCTAGTCTTTTGGGAACTGAGATTCATCAGGAAGAAATCCTTTATGTCCAGAGCAGCTTTCCATTGGGAATCATACGCTTAGAGGTTGGAGTAACAAGAGGGAAATGTGCCTAatgagcagagacagggaggtaTAAATACCCTCTGGTCTCCTGTCAGCCTGTGCGACCTTGGACACGAAGGCGAGTGGTTTTTGTCTGTTCTGAGTCCTAATTCTGGCTGGGGACTGATGCTTCAGTCCCCCCTGCTGTCTCCGCTGAGGACAGAGCCTTCGTCCCTGTTACCTGCTGTGCTGGGAGGAATTCCGTTTCACGCGGAGACCTTCCTGTCAGACACCCAGCCAGGTGAGTCCAACAGCCCCGGGCACCGTGGATGACAGGGTTGTCCGAGAACATTAATCCGTCATCACCTGGGGGCCAATTCAACAAGGTCCATAGCAAGTGATCACTGTGTTTATTTGCTTGCGTAAGTAATGAATGTATTTATTCAGTGACTGTGCCAGTTTCGCGGAATGGCTGCTACGAACACTTTTGAGAGTCCTTCATATTCTTTATCATGAAAGGGATGCTCTAAACATCCTAAGATACACAGACCTCAGCACTGGGCAGGCTCTGGTCAGGATGTCCACAGGCAGAGACGTAGAAACCCtgcattaaaaatatgaatatttgtaATATAGCTGCTTTCAGGTCCTGCCTTCAACCTGTAACACCCACTTTTCCACCAGCAAATTGAGTGTCACCCCAAGACTACCCGCTTTAGAGTCCAAccacagtggtgcctgggtggctcagtcagttaagcgtctgacttgggctcaggtcatgatttcacagtccatgagttcgagccccgcgccaggctctatgctgacagctcagagcctggaacctgcttcggattctgtgtctccctctctctctgcccctccccacttgcactctgtctctctctctctctctctctctcaaaaataaataaacattaaaagacaagTTCCAACCACACACAATGTAACACTGCTAAGTTTTTTCCCCAGGTTCCTCGGTGAAGAAGACATTTCCTGTTGTTTCTTAATCTATCCCTCagtttcagcaaatatttgatgaCCTTTCGGATTATTATATGGCCATATGCtattccccctcccctgctttttttttagcatttgaaaAGATTTCCTCAGATCATTGCTTGTCAGTCGACTTTGGAAAAACTCTTTGaccataaaaatgtttaacttgaTTTAAATATTCCTATCTTGTTAGTGCTGagtttcttgctttattttagtGGTTTTTCCCACCTGCAAATGTTATATGCAGTTTTCTTGATGTTCGATATATCGTATGGTTACATTTACACTGAAGTCATTATCCCTCTGGTGTCGATAATGTGTCTGAGGGAGGGGACCAGTTTAATGTTTTTCCAGATAGACATCCATTTATTCTAGCTGTTACTTAAGCAATTCATCTTTTTCCAACGAAACTGAAATACGACCTTGCCATATAGGAAATGTCCTTATACACTGAGACCAAATTgctgattcattcaacaaataataacTGAGCATCTGCCATGGGCCAGAACATTCTAGGGACACTATATGTCATATTCTTTCATGGTCTTTCACAATTTAGTTATTAATCCATGTCGGTATTACTAATGACTGCTATTTTTACCTGTTCCAGTTTGCGTTTATTTTTCATACAACTTTGCTTATGACAGTTGTTTTCAAGCTACTATTTTAACCTGGTTGCCAGAtcctttcattctttccattCTATAACTTTTCATAGTCTTATATCTTTTTATACTAAACATAGATTCAACTAAGTTGGTGAAAAACAGAGATGAACAGAGAGGAAAGTCCCTGCTCTTCTGGATGTTACAGTGCAGCATGAGACTGTCATGATGTCGGCAGGATTTACAGAGCACGGTCTGGGGAGTCCTTTGCCTGTTGGATGAGATACAGAATGAGGATTAGAGGGTGTCCATTgggtttgagaaagagagatcttTACTCAAAGCCCAGGAATATCAATGAAAAGGTGCCAcataagaagagggagaaaggagctAGCCTCATCCCCTATCAATCACGTAGAAATGAATCAGTCATATAATGATGCAGGAGGTACAGGAAGATGTCTTCTAGGCTTGATATAAAAATGCCCGACTTTGATTGTATTGGTTTGTCCTTTGCTCGTTTTTCTTGATGTATAATATAAATggatatgttaatatttatatgtatttatatttttatttatatagttttgtaCAAGTACACCATGAATATATCACTATCTGTCTTTTAAACAAGTTTGTttcattctcttattatttttgctGGGCATCAGGGGATGTAACCAGGGGAGAAGCAAGGGAGATAGTTCTTCCTCACAGTCTCTCAGGGACCACCCCAGCTTATGAGATCATTGCTCTCCCTCATCGATTTCATTCCCTCTGtatctcactctctgtctctttcatttaCTGAGCAGACTTTGTTACATTGGTAAAAATCACAGCGGAAAATTAACATTCCAGTATGGAGCTCCATGGTGATTGGTCCATGGAAGGCTTAAGAATTAGCATTTCTGGGAACCATTTCTACACTTTGCAGGGGAAAGATGGCTGATTGGGTCTCCTTGGGTTTTATCCATTCCCAGCATAACCAAGAATGTGGGGGCAGTAAGGACAGGGAAATTCACAACCCAGAAGACCACAGTGTCCTATGCATGTGTGACTTGTGAGGGTGAGCAGTCCTCACAACAGGGGCCAGGACTCCTCAATCCCAAGGTGACACCATACACGGGCCAGAGCTCAGTCAAGAGCAGGCACCAAGACGGGGATCTGTGTCAATTCATGGGATGGCTTTGCAGCACGATGAATACCAGGAGGGCAGTGTGGACAAGGATGGCCCTGTGCCTGGAGGTCACAGTTGTCGCAGAGAGGCCACATCCCTCCTCACATGTGTGACAGAGTCTGTCATCTGTGTCCCTCAAGATCATTCCCCTTGCAGCGCTGGCTTTGCTTTTTCGCTTGAACATTTGAAACAAGTAccttcctcagggcctttgcactggccatTCCCCCTGCCAGGCACACACTTCCCCCAGAATCCTGTGTCTATGTCTCTGTCTTACATGACGTCTGGGTTCCAATGCCACCTGTGTACAGAATTTGCCTAAATGCCATTAAAATAGAATGCCCTATTTGCTCTCTGCTTTAtccctgttttccatttcttcacagCACACCTCACCATCAAAAAGGTGAGATAATCAAAAGATAATTGTATCACAAAGATAGTTGTATAATTATCTTCTTtgcttacatattttttctccatCGCTGTAGGGATTTTTGTTCTTCAGCACTCTATACTCATTGCCTAGATAGTGCCTGAAAGCTGGTCAGCACTCAATTTAGATTCCTGAATACTTGAAGCATTTCTcaggaaaagtataaaatacatgatttctTAGGAAAGAAGCTGattgacaataaaaatatatcagatgTGGCAGCGATGATTCCCTAAAGGGGACCATATCCGTGCACAACATATTAAAAGGAATTTCTGgactgcaaaataaaaaaaaaaacagtcacattTCAATTCTGTGAGTAatacaaatttgtgtttttttatttccctctttctcagaGGTCACCTCCACCAAATGGAACCaagcaatgaaacaaaattttcaaagtttcttcttctgggattttcAGAGGAACCAGGAATGCAGCCCCTCATATTTGGGCTTTTCCTCTCCATGTACCTGATCACTGTGTTTGGGAACCTACTCATCATCttggccatcagcacagaccccaacctCCACacgcccatgtacttcttcctggccaACCTGTCCTTTGTAGACATCTGCTTCACCTCCACCACCGTCCCAAAGATGTTGGTGAACATCCGGACTCAGAGCAAAGTCATAACCTATGCAGGCTGTAtcacacagatttattttctcatactcTTTGCTGTGATGGACGTCTTCCTCCTGAGTGTGATGGCCTATGACCGGTTTGTGGCCATCTGTCACCCCCTGCACTACACGATCATCGTGAACCCCCGGCTCTGTGGGCTGCTGGTTCTCGTGTCCTGGATCATGTGTGTCCTGCATTCCCTGTTACAAAGTTTAATGATGTTGAGGCTGTCCTTCTGTACACACTTGCATATCCCCCACTTTTTTTGTGAACTTAATCAGATGCTCCAACTGGCCTGTTCTGATACCTTTCTTAATAACGTGGTGATGTATCTTGCAGCTGTCTTGTTGGCTGGTGGTCCCTTCATTGGGATCCTTTACTCTTACTCTAAGATAGTTTCCTCCATATGTGGGATCTCATCAGCTCAGGGAAAGTGTAAAGCATTTTCCACCTGTGCATCTCATCTATCGGTTGTCTCCTTATTTTATTGTACGATGCTCGGCGTGTACCTTAGCTCTGCTGCTACCCAGAGCTCACGGTCAAGTGCCACAGCCTCCGTGATGTACACGGTGGTCACGcccatgctgaaccccttcaTCTATAGCTTGAGGAACAAAGACATGAAAAGGGCTCTGAAAGCATTCTTTGGGAAGGAGACCCTTACATGGCCAATCGTCATAAGATTGAAGAAGTGCCTCTGATTGCAGGGGTCAAAGCCTCTGGGTCAGAGATTGTGATCTTTATTCAGACT encodes the following:
- the LOC128314934 gene encoding olfactory receptor-like protein OLF4, with product MEPSNETKFSKFLLLGFSEEPGMQPLIFGLFLSMYLITVFGNLLIILAISTDPNLHTPMYFFLANLSFVDICFTSTTVPKMLVNIRTQSKVITYAGCITQIYFLILFAVMDVFLLSVMAYDRFVAICHPLHYTIIVNPRLCGLLVLVSWIMCVLHSLLQSLMMLRLSFCTHLHIPHFFCELNQMLQLACSDTFLNNVVMYLAAVLLAGGPFIGILYSYSKIVSSICGISSAQGKCKAFSTCASHLSVVSLFYCTMLGVYLSSAATQSSRSSATASVMYTVVTPMLNPFIYSLRNKDMKRALKAFFGKETLTWPIVIRLKKCL